From Dehalococcoidales bacterium, the proteins below share one genomic window:
- a CDS encoding iron ABC transporter permease: MKNKVGGLFFTKEQMTGNQEPKAGKPGIKYKILFVNWKEHIADKWPILLVFPVLAFLVSFSIGKFPISIPDLLHTLFYHFVDPAKIANANMETVLFNIRLPRVLTVLIVGGGLSMAGASFQGMFKNPLVSPDILGASAGAAFGACVAMLLDMPSAFVQLFSFCSGILAVTIATNATKKFSRDPILGLVLGGIMIGSLFSAGTSALKILADAVDKLPQITFWLMGSFNTINTTKFLSILLPMAISFIILFSVRWHLNVLSFGEEEAKSLGVKTERIRRLTIIASTLITASSVSISGMVGWIGLVIPHMGRALVGPNFKRLIPTCLILGSTFLLIVDDIARCTFTVELPIGILMSFVGVPFFYFIYKYRAKGESGA, encoded by the coding sequence ATGAAGAACAAGGTCGGTGGATTATTCTTCACAAAGGAACAAATGACCGGTAATCAAGAGCCTAAAGCCGGCAAACCGGGTATCAAATACAAAATTTTATTTGTTAATTGGAAAGAACACATAGCAGACAAATGGCCGATACTGCTAGTTTTTCCCGTTCTGGCATTTCTGGTTTCGTTCTCAATCGGCAAGTTCCCGATTTCAATACCGGACCTTTTACACACGTTGTTTTATCATTTTGTGGATCCTGCCAAAATCGCCAACGCCAATATGGAAACAGTTTTATTCAATATACGCCTGCCCCGCGTATTGACGGTCCTTATCGTTGGTGGAGGCCTATCTATGGCGGGAGCATCATTTCAAGGAATGTTTAAAAACCCCCTGGTTTCGCCGGATATCCTGGGCGCATCGGCTGGCGCAGCTTTTGGGGCCTGTGTTGCCATGCTGCTGGATATGCCCTCGGCGTTTGTGCAGCTTTTTAGTTTCTGCAGCGGTATATTGGCGGTGACTATAGCTACGAATGCCACGAAAAAATTTAGCCGTGATCCCATTTTAGGCCTTGTGCTCGGCGGTATTATGATAGGTTCGCTTTTTTCTGCCGGCACATCGGCATTAAAGATATTAGCCGATGCCGTTGATAAGCTCCCGCAAATAACTTTTTGGCTTATGGGCAGCTTCAACACAATTAACACCACTAAATTTTTAAGTATCCTTCTGCCGATGGCCATTAGCTTCATTATTCTCTTTAGCGTGAGATGGCACCTGAACGTGCTTTCCTTTGGCGAAGAGGAGGCCAAAAGCCTCGGCGTGAAAACGGAAAGGATCCGGCGTCTTACCATCATCGCCTCAACGTTAATTACAGCTTCCAGCGTGTCTATCTCCGGCATGGTGGGCTGGATCGGCCTGGTAATCCCTCACATGGGGCGCGCGCTCGTAGGGCCCAATTTCAAGCGCCTTATTCCTACCTGTTTGATATTAGGTTCGACTTTTTTGCTTATTGTCGATGATATCGCGAGATGTACGTTTACGGTAGAGCTGCCTATCGGCATACTGATGTCATTCGTGGGAGTCCCCTTCTTCTACTTCATCTATAAATACAGGGCAAAGGGGGAATCCGGTGCTTAA